One Phycisphaerae bacterium RAS2 DNA window includes the following coding sequences:
- a CDS encoding UvrB/uvrC motif protein, translating to MASHDLRRILAGWDYEPNQITVRKVTGDDGTIKIQMRLDLGLLQMEVQGRPDGLRPHGFESLLDFHENRITEHTNKNGTDLGLELTPEECQALREESVQYYHRYLAEFVLEDFAGVQRDTSRNLRVLDLCGNYAREESDREVLEQYRPYLIMMNTRAEVHLALRKGSFKTALARVNAGLTAIKDVMSESGQDERWEDATEVSILMALRSEIAARLPADPLQKLEDELQRAVDEERYEDAIVLRQRMQSMREQQAGAPARRRPKK from the coding sequence ATGGCATCTCACGATCTGCGACGTATCCTGGCCGGTTGGGATTACGAGCCCAATCAAATCACGGTGCGGAAGGTCACCGGGGATGACGGCACGATCAAGATCCAGATGCGTCTGGACCTGGGCCTGCTGCAGATGGAGGTCCAGGGTCGGCCCGACGGGCTTCGCCCCCACGGGTTTGAATCGCTGCTCGACTTTCACGAAAACCGCATCACCGAACACACGAACAAGAACGGCACCGATTTGGGGCTGGAGCTGACGCCCGAAGAGTGCCAGGCCCTGCGCGAAGAATCCGTTCAGTACTACCACCGCTACCTCGCCGAGTTCGTTCTCGAGGATTTTGCCGGCGTGCAGCGCGACACCAGTCGCAATCTGCGCGTGCTCGACCTGTGCGGCAATTACGCCCGCGAGGAGAGCGACCGCGAGGTGCTGGAGCAGTACCGCCCGTACCTCATCATGATGAACACCCGCGCCGAGGTTCATCTCGCCCTGCGCAAAGGCTCGTTCAAGACGGCCCTGGCCCGCGTCAACGCCGGCCTGACCGCCATCAAGGACGTCATGTCCGAATCGGGTCAGGACGAACGCTGGGAAGACGCCACCGAAGTCTCCATTCTCATGGCGCTTCGAAGCGAAATCGCCGCGCGCCTGCCGGCTGACCCGCTGCAGAAGCTCGAAGACGAACTGCAACGCGCCGTGGACGAAGAGCGCTACGAAGACGCCATCGTGCTGCGGCAGCGCATGCAGTCCATGCGCGAGCAGCAGGCCGGGGCCCCCGCCCGACGGCGGCCGAAGAAGTAA
- the rpsA_1 gene encoding 30S ribosomal protein S1, whose translation MDSTDPVSQSSESQSSNSQSAAPVNPPAPADSAAPVRPSGGGAASRQKLSGADLVASLAGVDDPSVNAALEEAMAGLTDSDRTADVNNQLAVGEPTNDTIVSGRIANIGSEDVLIDFGGKSLGTMPKSEFSKDEKFAVGDSIEVAVLESDERTGLLNVSRRKARQAAILRELKPGTVVTGLVTGMNKGGLEVNIEGLRGFIPASQVDVHFLKDISELIGKTVSAEVTKYDAGEENIILSRRKWLMKEQTHLREKALGELELGQLRRGKVKGIAEYGAFIDLGGVDGLLHVTDMSWGRVNKPEDILKVGDEVEVKIIKLNKEKNRVSLSLKQAQPDPWTHVAEKFPIGAKVSGRVVRLQAFGAFVELEPGVDGLLPLAELSWTRRVHHPKEVVKEGDVVEVGVLSVDAEKKRIGLSLKAVTDDPWSKAAEKYVAGTKITGKVVRTTEFGAFVALEDGIDGLIHISELSDTRIKAVTDKVKPGQEVEVRVLGVDTTNHKVSLSMKTPPREPTPEELAERAAARAAAEKEAAKRREKSAGRRGGLTISWDQGLGSLDPSKFARS comes from the coding sequence ATGGACTCGACCGACCCCGTCTCACAATCATCCGAATCACAATCGTCTAATTCACAATCGGCCGCCCCGGTGAACCCGCCGGCGCCCGCCGATTCAGCCGCGCCGGTTCGGCCATCCGGGGGAGGGGCCGCGTCCCGACAGAAACTGTCCGGGGCCGACCTGGTGGCGTCCCTCGCAGGCGTCGATGACCCGTCGGTCAACGCGGCGCTTGAAGAGGCCATGGCCGGGCTGACGGATTCCGATCGCACCGCCGATGTGAACAACCAATTGGCAGTGGGCGAGCCGACGAATGACACGATTGTGTCGGGTCGCATCGCCAACATCGGGTCCGAGGACGTGCTGATCGACTTCGGCGGCAAGAGCCTGGGCACGATGCCGAAATCCGAGTTCAGCAAGGATGAGAAGTTCGCGGTCGGTGATTCGATCGAAGTCGCGGTACTGGAGAGCGACGAACGCACCGGCTTGCTGAATGTGTCGCGGCGCAAGGCGCGCCAGGCGGCAATTCTTCGGGAGTTGAAGCCCGGCACGGTGGTCACCGGCCTCGTCACCGGCATGAACAAGGGCGGGCTGGAGGTCAACATCGAGGGCCTGCGCGGGTTCATTCCCGCGAGCCAGGTCGATGTGCACTTCCTCAAGGACATCTCCGAGCTGATCGGCAAGACGGTCTCGGCCGAGGTGACCAAGTACGACGCGGGCGAGGAGAACATCATTCTCTCGCGGCGCAAGTGGCTGATGAAAGAGCAGACGCATCTGCGCGAGAAGGCATTGGGCGAGCTTGAACTCGGCCAGCTTCGCCGTGGCAAGGTCAAGGGCATCGCCGAGTACGGCGCGTTCATTGATCTCGGCGGCGTCGACGGCCTGTTGCACGTGACCGACATGAGCTGGGGTCGCGTCAACAAGCCGGAAGATATCCTGAAAGTCGGCGACGAGGTCGAAGTCAAGATCATTAAGCTCAACAAGGAGAAGAACCGCGTCTCGTTGAGCCTCAAGCAGGCGCAGCCCGATCCCTGGACGCACGTCGCTGAGAAGTTTCCCATCGGCGCGAAAGTTTCCGGCCGCGTTGTGCGCTTGCAGGCATTTGGTGCGTTCGTCGAGCTGGAGCCGGGCGTGGACGGGTTGCTTCCGCTGGCGGAGTTGAGCTGGACGCGGCGCGTGCATCACCCGAAGGAAGTCGTGAAAGAGGGCGATGTCGTTGAGGTCGGCGTGCTCTCGGTCGATGCCGAGAAGAAGCGAATCGGCTTGAGCCTCAAAGCGGTGACGGATGACCCGTGGTCCAAGGCGGCCGAGAAATATGTGGCCGGGACAAAGATCACCGGCAAGGTTGTGCGCACCACCGAGTTCGGCGCGTTTGTCGCGCTGGAGGACGGCATCGACGGCCTGATTCACATCTCGGAACTGTCGGACACGCGCATCAAGGCTGTGACCGACAAGGTCAAGCCGGGCCAGGAAGTCGAAGTGCGCGTGCTCGGTGTCGATACGACGAACCACAAAGTCTCGCTCTCGATGAAGACGCCACCGCGGGAGCCGACGCCCGAGGAACTCGCCGAGCGCGCGGCTGCCAGGGCTGCGGCCGAGAAGGAAGCGGCCAAGCGTCGCGAGAAGTCCGCGGGTCGCCGGGGCGGTTTGACGATTTCGTGGGACCAGGGTCTGGGTTCGCTCGATCCATCCAAGTTTGCGCGGTCTTGA